CCTGctattgtaaaaatcaatGCACTCACTGCCGCAACTGAAGCAGCTTGCCTTATTTTATCAGTTGATGAAACTATTAAGAGTCCTAAAAGCAGTCAGGATTCGCAACCTCAGATGAATCGTGGCTTGGGACGACCCATGTAAAATTGCTTTGTTTATTGAACGAAAATGATAagcttgaatatttaatattgataatatatgtattgGAACAAAACTGTTTATATActaataatctattataatattccaaGCAATTTTTTGCAcgtttttttcttactttgtaataataattctcatcGGACTGTACAAGTATTTTAACAttcaatcattaaaattataagaaaaatttcatattaaatagtattgtGCATTTATCAAATTACAGAAACATGATTTGATTACATAATTCTACTttaagtagaaaaattaaaccaATTTTGCAtgcttgaaaatgtttttatattctgtACCTGTCATTCTTACTTATGTCAACGTTTAAAAACAACgatcattcatttatttttaatgttaatcgCTTGATgattttcatgttttattcgtaagatatttcaataaaatggctttattttattttacttcataaaatttctcaataaagtatctttttttaaacatctaaatataaaatattaagactAAActtttatatgcatatatattttcaatacattTAAGTTAatgcttttattaataacgacATTAACTGGGATTTATATTCAATGTTTATTACAtgatcatttaatatttttgagcCCGATCGTTTCGTGTGAAATGTTATACAGTTTTCTACATTAGTAAGATTTTGTTgcattcattaatattaaaattaaataaaacaactttatttttattatcatttctaaattcaagaaaatgtaaaagctccgtaaaattataattactttcataatatccgttattaaatttaaatcttaaATTACGATCTCGATAATCGTGACATTGCTGAATTGCAGGCAACTTCATTCTATGTAGCAGTTTACAACTTTGTACAATACAGAAgcattatattgtacatatgtacaatgTATTTACACATGCTTAATCTAGGCAACACGAACCATACAgttcttgaaattaaaacgtagtacaatttttagtgagataaggaaatatatatttcacgtgattaaatgattttgaGAAATCGATAACAAATGGTTGGAATACAAGAAAGAAACTACCAACGagtattgaaagaaaattgtacatGACAAACAAAGCAGTTTCGAACTGCTAGATAACAGTACTGTAGTTACGAAATTGGCAAATATGAAAACAGAAGTATCTTGGAAACGCCGGTTTCTTCGGAAAAAGTTTAAATACACGTTAATCTGTGTATTTGTAgttgctattatttttgttgttcatcaattattttattttaaacaacttaATCAAGCGgttgtagaaaaattaactAGTGAATCAGTGCGaacatctaaatataatattaataataaaagtctgGATAAAGTAGGTACATTACGTGGAACACGTGACAAAGaccaattaaaatatctaccaaattcagaagaaaaatttatctgttttatttcaaaaacagAGATagattttgtgaaaattaatgaTGATTACTGTGATTGTCCAGAAGATGGTAGTGATGAACCTGGTACCAATGCTTGTAACAATGGTGTTTTTTATTGTCAGAAGTCGTCTTCACAAGTTACACGTATTTAATTCCTTACTTTTCTTAttacacatttattttgtttgcagTGATAATAGCTAATATCAATCAAATTTTCAGTAAAGATATCATCTTATAAAGTTAATGATGGAGTTTGTGACTGTTGCGATGGATCTGATGAGTGGGGAGAAGTCAAATTATCACATTCCGGCAATGGTAGTTGTTACTATTCTAAAAAGTACAAAAAGTTTGTTTGTTATAATTcttactaattataaataatttatttttcaggcTCTGAGAACATAGATTATCATAAGTCCAAAtgtcaaaataaatgttaatacacCATGgacacaaatatatttatttgacataGATACGTATATCAGTCTTCTATCGACTATGCTGTTAACATATTAATGTacgtaaaatttttcattgtataacactgttccaaatatttttcagttctaCTTACTTAAAGATGtaagagaattttaattaacatatcaTAAATGCACTAATAAGTGTTTACAAATAACTTTACAATGAACTTAAGATGAACACAAATTTGGATAATTGATGCGTGACTGCaaccatttttaataatattaacagaattACTGGATTAGGTTGTTAATGGAGTTATCATTTTATCAACTACTAGTCATGCATTTTGccattttttaagtaaatagTCATTGTAGTGATAAAGAACAGTctttatagttaatatattaatgctTTTCTTATGATCATGACTTACTAGTGTTATTATTCATAACAgcagaaatatattgttaaatctatcgtacaattaatattttttgtaaggatttaaataatttgtcacacaaatagtaaattatatgatataacaGAGCTAACTCAGTCTTTTCAATAACATCCCTTATACTCACTGCTTGGTTCCctgtataacaataatataacaatggcTAACTAGAGCAAGacaaaatagtattaatataaaaatgtatttcaacaatttaagTAATAAGATATTActgaatataatttctaatagcTGTAAGaagattaaaatgtaataacaaaCTTCTTGGTTTATCTGCAAAGTGTAAAATTCGTTTCACAGGAACTTCCATACTCCGTAACAAactacaaaattgattttcttcttcACGAATCCATGGACGCCGAAGGTCACATATTTGATACGGTGTGACATGTACATGAACTTCTATTTCTGTAACATTACAAATGTTAAACCTAACCGAAACAAGTATAAAAActcttttcataattttattaaatatattacttaattttacaaacgaCTCTAATATGGGTTTATTCGTAATCCATGTATCTTTGGAATGTCCATGTCCACTATCCAACCACCACATGCTCTCAATTAGTTTTACAAAGTTTGTAATTTCTAGGTCAGAATCTGGATTACTGAGATGGTCATGAAATTCATGAAGAAATTGATTCAGTACAACACAGCCTTTGCTGAAGCCCATTAATGTTAATCttgttttgttattattaagatCAATAGGATTCTAGCAATACAAATGGACTTTAATGAACTTTTTATTGTGACttatattattgttgaattttaACTTAAGCATACCTCATccttatataatttcaaattctgtGAAGAGGACTTTATCAATTCCTGCAAATGTTTTAAAGCATTATGAGATGGAGAAAACGATGGATCACCATATTCATTTGTTGATACAAAATTATCAAAACAACTGAAGCTGCCATATACTTTATCATGTATTctagaataaatttcaacattacagcaaataatattacatattattgtttcattgtttACCTTGATGGACGAATGACAATTATGtgtttatttggaaaatttgttgaaagtatATGAGCAGTATTTTCTAGACTCCACtctacatattttttactgtCAGGGTGCCGTTCCATACATTCTTGAATATCCTTTAAAGAATTGCATTGTACATGTtagtaaaagaataattttattttggtaattataattgaatagtTCTACACAGACCTGCACATCGCCTCCAAAATATATGAGAATGTCTTGACATGGTAATGATTTTGgatacgaataaattatatcattaaaacGACTAACAAAACCAGGTACTTTCTTCCATATACAGATTTTAGAAGACATTTCACAAAGTCTAAATCTGAAACCACAgtctaaaattttaatgtcacGCTTGACATTACCGGTAATTCACGagtttgaaattgttacaacaaACCAAATATCTATTTAGTATActttattagtaatttatagACTTAAGATATATGTAAACACAATAGGGATTGGACTATGGTTAACCGGGTAGCAGATGGCATATTCAGTGAGCAGTGAGTATTGCCTCGCCATATTGTACCATGCCAGGGGCAAAAGGGTTCCAAATTTGAGGTATGGTACAAAAACTGCCttctctgattggttgacACTCCACAACTAAACAATGCAACCCTTATAGTTttagagaaggagagaaagtgGCGAACGAGCAAACAAATCAGCACAACTACAAGCGAAACCAGTCACACCGACGATTAATGTAGCTTAACTCCCTTTACTATGCTTGGGATTTTCGCGCATACATACACCTGATACTCCATCTGAAACACGCGGCGCGATATTAGACTTGTACTTTTcgcctcgtagaaaatttcgaCAAGTTATGCAGGATACagtctaattaattatttcattgtccTAAATGTTAGCCCGAGAGAATGAAATAATGTTGCAAGTGAATAGTGTTTTCATATCTTTTTctgaaagataattatttactcgaaatgcaaaatttaatatataaatgttatttttaaagaaatccaAAAGCCAACCAGAAGGTGGATGAAGCATCTGATGCtgatattactattatcagtTCATTTGCAATAGAaagattaaatatagatatcgCTGGGTCGCAGTCATAACTCTCGAcgttctataaaaaaatttttcaactttttcgtGCTACCACATCTGGTGttagttaattttgtttaatcattaaatggtaaaatagACAAGAGAGTACTAGAAGATTTCATTaggaaaaaaattcttaaaaccATTACGCAACTaggaacaataaatttatcaatagAGTATATTTAGTACGATTCTTCAACACATTCATGGTTCTACAATCACTGTGTGTGTTTgacgttattaattattctactttaataacatttagtacttaataatataattggcaaaaagaatttttgtgaATATTAAACATCAAGAAGCAGTCAATTTATTAACGACTCAATCAATTTATTGAcacaattatttctcgaaacATTTGTGCTCAAAGAATTACTCTACATCCCTGATTCTATCAGTTATTttcattactaaattaaatggtaaaatagTTAAGGGGGGTGCTTGCCCATATTTCCAACGAACGGaatcgttataaatattaaaaatccagaattgataattttattgatgaaagaaatttgatttaataattcgcaACATCGAAATCAGTGGTGGAGATTACTGTCGGTTACCTGTTCAGCGGAGCGTCATTGTTCAATCAGTTAGTGCGTGCTTGCCGGTGAAGATAGTTGTTTTTCATGGTGTGCTTGTTGTCTTCTGCTCTCGTGAAATGCTCTGATTCAGGGTGGACCTTCATGGATTATTGCTGACCGTTGATCCACACTAGTGGAATTTTATATCAGTATTGCGAAAAAATGGTTCGCGTTTCCTTAACCCTTAATTATTCATCCTAACTTTCTTCCGAGTCTCTAAAGCAGCGAACTCCTCGTGGTGAGACCCGAGCAATTAGTATCATCCTGGGTTCAAAAGATGTCGTGAATTCTTATATGTTCTGAGTCGAGGATGATACTGAGCTAATAGCTACAAGTTAGAGAATCCTTTTTTGTATTGTATAGTAGAGTATAAAACTATAGAAAATGTAttgtatgttttataaataatgtgtGCGGATTTATGTGTTTGTTTTGTCTTACTCTTTTCTAATCATAAATGATGTTATTATGCTGCGTTcgttgattattaatttataggaatttaaTTGCGTTCTTTAATAGGAATATGGTGATATGTACAAATTCGTATTTGTGATGGGTGGTAGTATACCGctgacgaaaaaaaaacaaatcgaaTATCGCGCCG
This sequence is a window from Augochlora pura isolate Apur16 chromosome 9, APUR_v2.2.1, whole genome shotgun sequence. Protein-coding genes within it:
- the LOC144474901 gene encoding mitochondrial protein C2orf69 homolog isoform X1, which gives rise to MSSKICIWKKVPGFVSRFNDIIYSYPKSLPCQDILIYFGGDVQDIQECMERHPDSKKYVEWSLENTAHILSTNFPNKHIIVIRPSRIHDKVYGSFSCFDNFVSTNEYGDPSFSPSHNALKHLQELIKSSSQNLKLYKDENPIDLNNNKTRLTLMGFSKGCVVLNQFLHEFHDHLSNPDSDLEITNFVKLIESMWWLDSGHGHSKDTWITNKPILESFVKLSNIFNKIMKRVFILVSVRFNICNVTEIEVHVHVTPYQICDLRRPWIREEENQFCSLLRSMEVPVKRILHFADKPRSLLLHFNLLTAIRNYIQ
- the LOC144474901 gene encoding mitochondrial protein C2orf69 homolog isoform X2 — translated: MSSKICIWKKVPGFVSRFNDIIYSYPKSLPCQDILIYFGGDVQDIQECMERHPDSKKYVEWSLENTAHILSTNFPNKHIIVIRPSRIHDKVYGSFSCFDNFVSTNEYGDPSFSPSHNALKHLQELIKSSSQNLKLYKDENPIDLNNNKTRLTLMGFSKGCVVLNQFLHEFHDHLSNPDSDLEITNFVKLIESMWWLDSGHGHSKDTWITNKPILESFVKLKIEVHVHVTPYQICDLRRPWIREEENQFCSLLRSMEVPVKRILHFADKPRSLLLHFNLLTAIRNYIQ